GATATAGTTTAATAAATTAGGCTTATAACAAGTTAGAGCCAATACATTAAAATGAGTGAACTAACCAAGAAAATTGATGAAATGCTATTCGAAATTCATAAGAAAAGATGGATTTCACTTTCAAAGGATGACCCCGGAATTGTGTTTGACGCAAAAGCTAAACTTGCAGCATATAACTTAATTGAAAGACAGAATCAGCATTCTTGGAAACTAACAAGAGAAGGCTACGAAGCTGTAGAACTCGGAGGTTTCGAAGCTTGGGAAGAAGCAAATGATTTGTCAAAATCGGAGAAAAAGAATTCGAATAATTCTAAAGAAAGTGGTGAAAGGCAAATTTTCATCTCACATGCCTCAAAAAATTCTGATTATGGAAATGCACTAGTAGAACTTCTTACTGGGGTAGGTATTGCAAATAACAAAATTGTGTTTACAAGTAACACAGCCTATGGAATTCCAATAGGTGAAAACATTTTCGATTGGTTAAAAAATCGTATCAACGAGAAACCTCATGTCATTTATCTTTTATCAAAGGAGTATTATGACAGCATCGCATGTTTAAACGAAATGGGAGCCGCTTGGGTGGTAGAAAACCAACACACAATGTTGTTTACTCCTAATTTTGATTTAAAGAGTTATGAGTTTCAAAATGGAGCATTGGATCCTAGAAAAATTGGATTTCGCATTAACAATGAAGAGAGATTAACAGAGTTTGTTGAATCATTAAAAGTGACTTTCAAAATATTACCTGGAATGGTATTGGTTAATCAAAAAATAAAAGAGTTCCTTAAAAAGGTAACTGAAATTGAATCTGAAGAAGCGGCAAAAATAAAGAGCACAATTACTGAACCTCCCCAAAAAGCCCAGACTCAAAAAACAGAGACTAATAATGCAAAGAGCGAGCCGATAAAAAATGAAAAAACTGCTCAACGAAAATCAAAAAGTTCATCAAGACTATTTTCTGATTTAAGAGCTGGTAAGCTTAAGACAGAAGAAGTCTTGTTAGTTTATTATATAATTGAAACTGGTCGGTTTAAATTGGGTACTGGTTGGCAAGAACCTCATGAAATTGAAAACATCGAGGCTTGGGAAGACATTAATGAACTAGACAATGTCCTATCTAAGAACTACTCGAAAGCATTGAAAAGATTTGAAATGCGAGCGCTTATAGAGGTTTCAGATTTCACAGGTAGTGGTAACCCAAAAGAGATGGCTTTAATTGATTCCGCTCGTAAAG
This genomic interval from Flavobacteriales bacterium contains the following:
- a CDS encoding toll/interleukin-1 receptor domain-containing protein; the encoded protein is MSELTKKIDEMLFEIHKKRWISLSKDDPGIVFDAKAKLAAYNLIERQNQHSWKLTREGYEAVELGGFEAWEEANDLSKSEKKNSNNSKESGERQIFISHASKNSDYGNALVELLTGVGIANNKIVFTSNTAYGIPIGENIFDWLKNRINEKPHVIYLLSKEYYDSIACLNEMGAAWVVENQHTMLFTPNFDLKSYEFQNGALDPRKIGFRINNEERLTEFVESLKVTFKILPGMVLVNQKIKEFLKKVTEIESEEAAKIKSTITEPPQKAQTQKTETNNAKSEPIKNEKTAQRKSKSSSRLFSDLRAGKLKTEEVLLVYYIIETGRFKLGTGWQEPHEIENIEAWEDINELDNVLSKNYSKALKRFEMRALIEVSDFTGSGNPKEMALIDSARKELLDLPEDVESILLEVVKNNPAKEEDDFPF